A window of the Lactuca sativa cultivar Salinas chromosome 5, Lsat_Salinas_v11, whole genome shotgun sequence genome harbors these coding sequences:
- the LOC111888632 gene encoding uncharacterized protein LOC111888632: MATSGFWSLLYGIIHWNTLSCSSTSKLHDTSASYNPTFNHIRGYSIIMDESQSNPINISNSIGSTTKIPILYTHDYEVWAHHFEDYVIGSEDNGYLIWEAIINGPFSHSATSRIIKTQKEYNDLLKDVKDIAQDEKDKFQCNIKALRLIRFALQSDTFRLVSSCTTAKEVWDRLRELYSTDEDLEHSIQTLLLSEFGEIRQGAEETVTQTFDRFNHLLSKMIKHDIERKLIEQKVTFLNGLRSEWRAVVSIVKAHEQFKSYSLAKLVGILKSQEKIVLQEKNVVSSLGSLALLSKSKAVMEDEDLNLEKYDLTAEDYAMMVSNPKRFIKKRFPSNKNRNWQGSYSSEKVKDEPKVDESKKEPKAEGDSGVSCYYCGGKNHYAKDCVLKKMAEKDEEALLQKKLDEMRKKKSTANPSMNALIVQGSVADDEFGGVEVWSTDSEDDEVRKPSHGKACVAKEESSGGRCLMVSEVSQMRGYNTDGGSNEPKEQQDMCFTAKPLSVQFNELDELIKKGVFEE; encoded by the exons gttattcgatcattatggacgagtcgcaatcgaatcccatcaatatttccaacagcattggatcaaccacgaagattcccatcctatacacccatgattatgaagtctgggcgcatcactttgaagactatgttataggatctgaggataatggatacctcatctgggaagcaattatcaatggaccgttttctcactctgcaacgtcaaggattattaaaactcaaaaggagtataatgatctactgaaggatgttaaagatattgcgcaagatgaaaaggataaattccagtgcaatatcaaggcgttaagattgatcagattcgcccttcagtccgacactttcaggttggtaagttcatgcacaacagcaaaggaagtttgggatagacttcgtgaactgtactctacagacgaggatcttgaacactctattcaaaccttgctcttatctgagtttggagaaatcaggcaaggagccgaagaaactgtgactcaaacgttcgatcgcttcaatcatcttctcagcaagatgatcaaacatgacatcgaaaggaagcttatcgagcagaaggttacgttcttaaatggtctaagatcagagtggagagcagtggtatctatagttaaagcccatgagcagtttaaatcatattctttggcgaaactggtgggtattctcaagtctcaggagaaaattgtgctgcaggaaaagaatgttgtctcaagcctaggttcgctggccctcctgtcaaaaagtaaagctgtgatggaggacgaagacctcaacttggagaaGTATGACCTCAcggctgaggattatgctatgatggtatctaaccccaaaaggttcattaagaagagattccccagcaacaaaaaccgaaactggcaggggagttatagttcagaaaaggttaaagatgaaccgaaggttgatgagtctaagaaggaaccgaaggcagagggtgattctggagtaagctgttactactgtggagggaaaaaccactatgctaaggattgtgtcctcaaaaagatggctgaaaaggacgaggaagctttgctgcagaaaaagcttgatgagatgagaaagaagaaatctaccgctaacccttctatgaatgctctaattgtgcagggttcggttgctgatgacgagttcggtggcgtggaagtttggtcaaccgactctgaagacgatgaagtgaggaagccttctcatggaaaggcttgtgtggcaaaagaggagagcagtggaggaaggtgcttgatggtgtctgaagtatctcagatgaggggatacaacactgatggtggaagcaatgaaccgaaggagcagcaggatatgtgctttacagccaaaccgctcagcgtgcagttcaacgaactcgatgaactgatcaagaag ggtgtcttcgaagagtga